One genomic segment of Ignavibacteria bacterium includes these proteins:
- the fliM gene encoding flagellar motor switch protein FliM: MAEVLSQQEIDQLLNKMKTGGEQSPASVPEKEAIPFDFRLPNRISKNQLRTIRNIHENFSESLSSFLLSKLQAIVNINVISVDQIYYSEYVLSVSNPACLFTFEIKDTDIKGILELSPELALALVDRLLGGNGMGTKQSKIITPIEQKVLFMIVEKIMVDLKKAWQIIGEYDFEVERFEPDIDFAQITSQSESVLLISFEIFIGEQSYLMNICFATFAFDTILSKMSNQKLSSIRPVKYNGTTARNILNQHLQKTSLNLAVEFGKTSISVDDLMHLEIGDILRTNKIIGDELKIKVADRVIFMGLPGTVNGHKAVKITRKVENKESI; this comes from the coding sequence ATGGCAGAAGTTTTATCACAGCAGGAAATCGATCAGCTTCTTAATAAGATGAAGACCGGCGGGGAACAGTCCCCGGCATCTGTGCCTGAAAAGGAGGCAATTCCCTTTGACTTCAGGCTCCCGAACAGAATTTCCAAAAACCAGCTCAGAACTATACGCAACATCCATGAAAACTTTTCCGAAAGCCTTAGCTCTTTCCTCCTTTCAAAGCTGCAGGCCATTGTAAATATTAACGTTATCTCGGTCGACCAGATCTACTATTCCGAATACGTGCTTTCGGTCTCAAATCCAGCCTGCTTGTTTACATTTGAAATAAAGGATACTGACATAAAGGGCATTCTTGAATTAAGCCCCGAACTGGCTCTTGCATTAGTCGACCGCCTCCTGGGCGGCAACGGAATGGGTACTAAACAGTCCAAGATCATTACCCCAATCGAGCAGAAAGTGCTCTTTATGATCGTTGAAAAGATCATGGTGGATCTTAAAAAGGCATGGCAGATTATAGGGGAATACGATTTTGAAGTCGAACGCTTCGAACCCGATATCGATTTCGCACAGATCACTTCACAGAGCGAAAGCGTTCTTCTTATATCATTTGAAATTTTTATAGGCGAGCAGTCGTACCTTATGAATATCTGCTTTGCCACGTTTGCCTTCGACACAATATTATCTAAAATGTCGAACCAGAAGCTCTCTTCAATCAGACCCGTTAAATATAACGGCACTACAGCCAGGAATATTCTTAACCAGCACCTCCAGAAAACTTCACTTAACCTGGCCGTGGAATTCGGCAAAACATCAATCTCTGTCGATGACCTGATGCACCTGGAAATTGGCGACATTCTGAGAACCAATAAAATAATAGGCGACGAGCTTAAGATTAAAGTGGCCGACAGGGTTATATTTATGGGACTGCCCGGAACGGTAAACGGCCACAAGGCGGTGAAAATTACGCGCAAAGTTGAAAATAAAGAAAGTATTTAA
- the fliN gene encoding flagellar motor switch protein FliN, whose product MSADDILSEFEQISGDQITGGVADFTEFDESNNRSPVQNEKLEFLKDLQLSVYIELGRTQMLIKDILELERGYVIELDKLASEPVDIFVNNKKIAEGEVVVIDKHFGIRITNLVDSNDRLKGLS is encoded by the coding sequence ATGTCTGCTGACGACATACTAAGCGAATTCGAACAGATCTCAGGAGATCAGATTACCGGCGGCGTGGCTGATTTTACTGAATTTGATGAATCCAATAACCGCAGCCCTGTGCAGAATGAAAAGCTTGAATTCTTAAAGGACCTCCAGCTTAGCGTTTACATTGAGCTCGGACGCACGCAGATGCTCATTAAAGACATTCTTGAGCTCGAAAGAGGCTACGTAATTGAACTCGATAAGCTGGCAAGCGAGCCCGTAGACATTTTTGTTAACAATAAGAAAATTGCCGAGGGCGAAGTGGTGGTTATCGACAAGCACTTCGGTATTAGAATTACAAACCTCGTCGACTCAAACGACAGGTTAAAAGGACTGTCCTGA
- a CDS encoding flagellar basal body protein FliL: MNPKVLIIGLPVFIVQLVVVYFVTANILMSKKDKEASASDSNKGKTEVTGEASTSSIQTGPIETIEDLIVNPAGTNGQRLLLTSVGFGIAAGEKEAEEAKKKFEEKKVIIQDVVNTTLASKTVPQLSSIAYRDTVKTEIIKTLKSRVPDIRINNIFFSKFIIQ; encoded by the coding sequence ATAAACCCAAAAGTATTAATAATAGGCCTTCCTGTATTTATTGTACAGCTTGTGGTGGTCTATTTTGTTACGGCTAATATCCTTATGAGTAAAAAGGATAAGGAAGCCAGCGCCTCCGATTCTAATAAAGGGAAAACCGAAGTAACCGGAGAAGCCAGCACTTCTTCCATTCAGACGGGCCCGATTGAGACCATAGAGGACCTGATTGTAAATCCGGCAGGCACAAACGGCCAGAGACTCCTCCTTACTTCAGTCGGTTTCGGCATCGCTGCCGGGGAAAAAGAAGCTGAGGAAGCAAAAAAGAAATTTGAAGAAAAAAAAGTGATCATTCAGGATGTGGTCAATACCACGCTTGCAAGCAAAACTGTCCCACAGTTAAGCAGCATTGCCTACAGGGATACAGTTAAGACAGAGATTATTAAAACACTTAAGTCGCGCGTTCCCGACATAAGGATCAACAATATATTTTTCAGCAAATTTATTATCCAATAA